Below is a genomic region from Geothermobacter hydrogeniphilus.
GGATGCCGACAATGCATTCCGGTGCGGGTACCCGTCGCCGACTTTCGACCGTCACGCGGCCAACGACGGGTGGAGAGAAAAGGGCATTGCGTCGACGTTCGTTTCGGACCACTGCGCATCACAGAACGCGCCTTCGAAATCTACCGGGAGCATTCTCTGCGGCGTTTCGGAGAAGAGGTCGACCGGGATAGTTTCCTGATGCATTTCTATTTCCCTTCAGGACCGGCCCTGCAGAGTGAATATCGGCACAACGGACGGCTGATCGGCATCGGCTATCTCGACCGGAGCAGTGAAGCCCTGAGCAGTATCTACTTCTGCTACGATCCCGAATTCAGCCACCTGCGTCTCGGAACCCTGAGCGTACTGCACGAAATCAGCTACACGCGACAACTCGGCCTGCGTTACTACTATCTGGGATACTTCGTCCCGGGAGCGGAACGGATGGCGTACAAGGACAGTTTCCGCCCGCGCGAGCACTATGACTGGCAGGGTCGTTGCTGGCAGGACCCGGAGCAGACAGAGCAATGCCCGGCAGAGCAGGATCAGAGAATTCGCAGCGACTGATCGGAGTAGGTCAAGGATTTCAACCCGTCACCTGAAACCCAGAAGGTGTTCTCGATACCGACGGCGCCGAGACCGGGAAAAACAACTTTCGGCTCGAAGGCAAAGGTCATTTTCTCTTCGAGCAGTTGATCGTTGAACCCGCGGGCGATAAAGGGATATTCATCCAGTTCCACCCCCACCCCGTGGCCGATGAAAGACACCCGGGCATTGCCGGCACCCATGAAGTGCTCACCGTACCCGAGCTGCCGTGCCGCCTGCA
It encodes:
- a CDS encoding arginyltransferase, with product MLLLNIMQILQNPSCEIPEDCPYLPGRPKSSLSFLARNLKAEELNRLLTRGWRKFGPYFFQPACPGCRQCIPVRVPVADFRPSRGQRRVERKGHCVDVRFGPLRITERAFEIYREHSLRRFGEEVDRDSFLMHFYFPSGPALQSEYRHNGRLIGIGYLDRSSEALSSIYFCYDPEFSHLRLGTLSVLHEISYTRQLGLRYYYLGYFVPGAERMAYKDSFRPREHYDWQGRCWQDPEQTEQCPAEQDQRIRSD